The Chlorocebus sabaeus isolate Y175 chromosome 16, mChlSab1.0.hap1, whole genome shotgun sequence genome window below encodes:
- the MLX gene encoding max-like protein X isoform X2: MTEPGASPEDPWVKVEYAYSDNSLDPGLFVENTRKGNVVSRANSIGSTSASSVPNTDDEDSDYHQEAYKESYKDRRRRAHTQAEQKRRDAIKRGYDDLQTIVPTCQQQDFSIGSQKLSKAIVLQKTIDYIQFLHKEKKKQEEEVSTLRKDVTALKIMKVNYEQIVKAHQDNPHEGEDQVSDQVKFNVFQGIMDSLFQSFNASISVASFQELSACVFSWIEEHCKPQTLREIVIGVLHQLKNQLY, encoded by the exons ATGACTGAGCCGGGCGCCTCTCCCGAGGACCCTTGGGTCAAG GTGGAGTATGCCTACAGCGACAACAGCCTGGACCCCG GGCTTTTTGTAGAAAACACCCGCAAGGGGAATGTAGTGTCCAGAGCTAATAGCATCGGTTCCACCAGTGCCTCTTCTGTCCCCAACACAG ATGACGAGGACAGTGATTACCACCAGGAGGCCTACAAGGAGTCCTACAAAGACCGGCGGCGGCGAGCACACACTCAGGCTGAGCAGAAGAGGAGGGACGCCATCAAG AGAGGCTATGATGACCTTCAGACCATCGTCCCCACTTGCCAGCAGCAGGACTTCTCCATTGGCTCCCAAAAGCTCAGCAAAGCCATCGTTCTACAAAAGA CCATTGACTACATTCAGTTTTTGcacaaggagaagaaaaagcaggaggaggaggtgtcCACGTTACGCAAGGATGTCACGGCCCTAAAGATCATGAAAGT GAACTATGAGCAGATTGTGAAGGCACACCAGGACAACCCCCATGAAGGGGAGGACCAGGTCTCTGACCAGGTCAAGTTCAACGTGTTTCAAGGCATCATGGATTCCCTGTTCCAGTCCTTCAATGCCTCCATCTCGGTGGCCAGCTTCCAGGAGCTGTCAGCCTGTGTCTTCAGCTGGATTGAGGAGCACTGTAAGCCTCAG ACCCTGCGGGAGATTGTGATTGGCGTCCTGCACCAATTGAAAAACCAGCTTTACTGA
- the MLX gene encoding max-like protein X isoform X3: protein MTEPGASPEDPWVKVEYAYSDNSLDPDDEDSDYHQEAYKESYKDRRRRAHTQAEQKRRDAIKRGYDDLQTIVPTCQQQDFSIGSQKLSKAIVLQKTIDYIQFLHKEKKKQEEEVSTLRKDVTALKIMKVNYEQIVKAHQDNPHEGEDQVSDQVKFNVFQGIMDSLFQSFNASISVASFQELSACVFSWIEEHCKPQTLREIVIGVLHQLKNQLY, encoded by the exons ATGACTGAGCCGGGCGCCTCTCCCGAGGACCCTTGGGTCAAG GTGGAGTATGCCTACAGCGACAACAGCCTGGACCCCG ATGACGAGGACAGTGATTACCACCAGGAGGCCTACAAGGAGTCCTACAAAGACCGGCGGCGGCGAGCACACACTCAGGCTGAGCAGAAGAGGAGGGACGCCATCAAG AGAGGCTATGATGACCTTCAGACCATCGTCCCCACTTGCCAGCAGCAGGACTTCTCCATTGGCTCCCAAAAGCTCAGCAAAGCCATCGTTCTACAAAAGA CCATTGACTACATTCAGTTTTTGcacaaggagaagaaaaagcaggaggaggaggtgtcCACGTTACGCAAGGATGTCACGGCCCTAAAGATCATGAAAGT GAACTATGAGCAGATTGTGAAGGCACACCAGGACAACCCCCATGAAGGGGAGGACCAGGTCTCTGACCAGGTCAAGTTCAACGTGTTTCAAGGCATCATGGATTCCCTGTTCCAGTCCTTCAATGCCTCCATCTCGGTGGCCAGCTTCCAGGAGCTGTCAGCCTGTGTCTTCAGCTGGATTGAGGAGCACTGTAAGCCTCAG ACCCTGCGGGAGATTGTGATTGGCGTCCTGCACCAATTGAAAAACCAGCTTTACTGA
- the COASY gene encoding bifunctional coenzyme A synthase, with protein sequence MAVFRSGLLVLTTPLASLAPRLSPILTSAARLVNHTLYVHLQPGMSLEGPAQPQSGPVQATFEVLDFITHLYAGADIHRHLDVRILLTNIRTKSTFLLPLPTSVQNLAHPPEVVLTDFQTLDGSQYNPVKEQLVRYATSCYSCCPRLASVLLYPDYGIGEVPVEPLDVPLPSTIRPASPVARSPKQPVRGYYRGAVGGTFDHLHNAHKVLLSIACILAQEQLVVGVADKDLLKSKLLPELLQPYAERVEHLSEFLVDIKPSLTFDIIPLLDPYGPAGSDPSLEFLVVSEETYRGGMAVNRFRLENNLEELALYQIQLLKDVKHTENEEDKVSSSSFRQRMLGNLLRPPYERPELPTCLYVIGLTGISGSGKSSIAQRLKGLGAFVIDSDHLGHRAYAPGGPAYQPVVEAFGTDILHKDGIINRKVLGSRVFGNKKQLKILTDIMWPIIAKLAREEMDRAVTEGKRVCVIDAAVLLEAGWQNLVHEVWTVVIPETEAVRRIVERDGLSEAAAHSRLQSQMSGQQLVEQSHVVLSTLWEPRITQRQVEKAWALLQKRIPKTHQALD encoded by the exons atggcCGTATTCCGGTCGGGTCTCCTGGTGCTGACGACGCCGCTGGCCTCCCTGGCCCCTCGCCTGTCCCCCATCCTGACCTCGGCGGCCAGGCTGGTGAATCACACACTCTATGTACACCTGCAGCCTGGCATGAGCCTGGAGGGCCCGGCTCAGCCCCAGTCCGGCCCCGTGCAGGCCACGTTTGAGGTTCTTGATTTCATCACCCACCTCTATGCTGGCGCCGACATCCACAGGCACCTGGACGTCAGAATCCTACTGACCAATATACGAACCAAGAGcacctttctccttcccctgcccACCTCAGTCCAGAATCTCGCCCACCCGCCAGAAGTCGTGTTGACAGACTTCCAGACCCTGGATGGCAGCCAGTACAACCCGGTCAAGGAGCAGCTAGTGCGATACGCCACCAGCTGTTACAGCTGTTGTCCACGACTGGCCTCGGTGCTGCTATACCCCGATTATGGGATAGGAGAGGTGCCCGTGGAGCCCCTGGATGTCCCCTTACCCTCCACGATCAGGCCAGCTTCCCCCGTGGCCAGGTCTCCAAAGCAGCCGGTGCGTGGCTACTACCGTGGTGCTGTCGGTGGCACGTTTGACCACCTGCACAACGCCCACAAGGTGTTGCTCAGTATCGCGTGCATCCTGGCCCAGGAGCAGCTTGTGGTGGGAGTAGCAGACAAAGATCTGTTGAAGA GCAAGTTGCTCCCTGAGCTGCTCCAACCTTATGCAGAACGCGTGGAACATCTGAGTGAGTTCCTGGTGGACATCAAGCCTTCCTTGACTTTTGATATCATCCCCCTGCTGGACCCCTATGGGCCCGCTGGCTCTGACCCCTCCCTGGAGTTCCTGGTGGTCAGCGAGGAGACCTATCGTGGGGGCATGGCCGTCAACCGCTTCCGCCTTGAGAAT AACCTGGAGGAGCTTGCCTTGTACCAGATCCAGCTGCTGAAGGACGTCAAACATACAGAGAATGAAGAGGACAAAGTCAGCTCCTCCAGCTTCCGCCAGCGAATGCTGGGAAACCTGCTTCGGCCTCCATAT GAAAGGCCAGAGCTCCCAACGTGTCTCTATGTAATTGGGCTGACTGGCATCAGTGGCTCTGGGAAGAGCTCAATAGCTCAGCGGCTGAAGGGCCTGGGGGCGTTTGTCATTGACAGTGACCACCTGGGTCATCGGGCCTATGCCCCAGGTGGCCCTGCCTACCAGCCTGTGGTGGAGGCCTTTGGAACAG ATATTCTCCATAAAGATGGCATCATCAACAGGAAGGTCCTAGGCAGCCGGGTGTTTGGGAACAAG AAGCAGCTGAAGATACTCACGGACATTATGTGGCCAATTATCGCAAAGCTGGCCCGAGAGGAGATGGATCGGGCTGTGACTGAGG GAAAGCGTGTGTGCGTGATTGATGCGGCTGTGCTGCTTGAAGCCGGCTGGCAGAACCTGGTCCATGAGGTGTGGACTGTTGTCATCCCTGAGACTGAG GCTGTAAGACGCATTGTGGAGAGGGATGGCCTGAGTGAAGCTGCAGCTCACAGCCGGCTGCAGAGCCAGATGAGTGGGCAGCAGCTTGTGGAACAGAGCCACGTGGTGCTCAGCACCTTGTGGGAGCCGCGTATCACCCAACGCCAG GTGGAGAAAGCCTGGGCCCTCCTGCAGAAGCGCATTCCCAAGACTCATCAGGCCCTTGACTGA
- the MLX gene encoding max-like protein X isoform X1, with the protein MTEPGASPEDPWVKASPVGAHASEGRAGRARARRGAGRRGASLLSPKSPMLSGPRGCREDSSHPACAKVEYAYSDNSLDPGLFVENTRKGNVVSRANSIGSTSASSVPNTDDEDSDYHQEAYKESYKDRRRRAHTQAEQKRRDAIKRGYDDLQTIVPTCQQQDFSIGSQKLSKAIVLQKTIDYIQFLHKEKKKQEEEVSTLRKDVTALKIMKVNYEQIVKAHQDNPHEGEDQVSDQVKFNVFQGIMDSLFQSFNASISVASFQELSACVFSWIEEHCKPQTLREIVIGVLHQLKNQLY; encoded by the exons ATGACTGAGCCGGGCGCCTCTCCCGAGGACCCTTGGGTCAAGGCAAGCCCCGTGGGCGCGCACGCCAGCGAGGGGAGGGCGGGTCGGGCTCGTGCACGTAGGGGGGCCGGAAGACGAGGGGCTTCCCTCCTGTCCCCAAAGTCCCCCATGCTCTCCGGGCCCCGGGGCTGCAGAGAAGACAGCTCTCACCCCGCGTGTGCCAAG GTGGAGTATGCCTACAGCGACAACAGCCTGGACCCCG GGCTTTTTGTAGAAAACACCCGCAAGGGGAATGTAGTGTCCAGAGCTAATAGCATCGGTTCCACCAGTGCCTCTTCTGTCCCCAACACAG ATGACGAGGACAGTGATTACCACCAGGAGGCCTACAAGGAGTCCTACAAAGACCGGCGGCGGCGAGCACACACTCAGGCTGAGCAGAAGAGGAGGGACGCCATCAAG AGAGGCTATGATGACCTTCAGACCATCGTCCCCACTTGCCAGCAGCAGGACTTCTCCATTGGCTCCCAAAAGCTCAGCAAAGCCATCGTTCTACAAAAGA CCATTGACTACATTCAGTTTTTGcacaaggagaagaaaaagcaggaggaggaggtgtcCACGTTACGCAAGGATGTCACGGCCCTAAAGATCATGAAAGT GAACTATGAGCAGATTGTGAAGGCACACCAGGACAACCCCCATGAAGGGGAGGACCAGGTCTCTGACCAGGTCAAGTTCAACGTGTTTCAAGGCATCATGGATTCCCTGTTCCAGTCCTTCAATGCCTCCATCTCGGTGGCCAGCTTCCAGGAGCTGTCAGCCTGTGTCTTCAGCTGGATTGAGGAGCACTGTAAGCCTCAG ACCCTGCGGGAGATTGTGATTGGCGTCCTGCACCAATTGAAAAACCAGCTTTACTGA